In a single window of the Thermoflexus sp. genome:
- a CDS encoding DUF5615 family PIN-like protein — protein MESRSRWTLPGTRPGSHSAPPTGRNHQVPERICRRMVGGHVPMSCLRCGRSGLGRDCLRRGRTPVRFLADEGWDAGRIDALRSDGHDILYVAEILRGATDDEVLIRAFSEGRLLLYCPSLRLFPLPMAKMTETHLLVSKGHRGNPTMGNTARYPD, from the coding sequence ATGGAGAGCAGATCCAGATGGACGCTGCCAGGCACCCGCCCCGGCAGCCACTCCGCACCCCCTACCGGGCGAAACCACCAGGTTCCCGAGAGGATCTGTCGGCGCATGGTCGGCGGGCATGTTCCGATGTCTTGCCTTCGCTGCGGACGATCTGGCCTAGGAAGAGATTGTCTTCGCCGAGGGAGAACACCCGTGAGATTCCTGGCCGATGAGGGCTGGGATGCCGGGCGGATAGACGCCTTGCGTAGCGATGGTCATGATATCCTCTACGTTGCGGAAATCCTGCGCGGAGCTACGGATGACGAGGTTCTGATCCGCGCCTTCTCCGAGGGCCGTCTCCTTTTATACTGTCCTTCACTCCGCCTGTTCCCGTTGCCTATGGCGAAGATGACGGAGACCCACCTCCTGGTATCTAAAGGCCATAGGGGTAATCCCACGATGGGTAACACCGCTCGGTATCCGGACTGA
- a CDS encoding HAD-IIA family hydrolase, with product MEELRRLRHLIIDMDGVLWRGKRPMEGLTDFFAFLRRHEIRFVLATNNASRSRMDYVEQLARFGVTVRPEEVLPSCDATAFYLQQIAPAGARVLVVGEQALRAALSEAGFQVVDEENVDFVVVGLDWGLTYAKLARAARAIWNGARFIGTNPDPVWPGEDGLYPGNGATLAFLERATGVSPIVVGKPEPLMFQIAMQRMGAVPETTAVIGDQLPTDILGGKRAGLRTILMLSGATTPSMLAESPVQPDMVFADIRALTAAWEAALTAPDPKECPQRLR from the coding sequence ATGGAAGAACTTCGTCGCCTTCGCCATCTGATCATCGATATGGACGGCGTCCTGTGGCGGGGGAAGCGGCCGATGGAAGGCCTCACGGACTTCTTCGCTTTCCTGCGACGCCATGAGATCCGCTTCGTCCTGGCCACGAACAACGCCAGCCGCTCCCGGATGGATTACGTGGAGCAGCTCGCCCGTTTCGGGGTGACCGTGCGCCCCGAGGAGGTGCTGCCCTCCTGCGACGCCACGGCCTTCTACCTTCAGCAGATCGCCCCTGCCGGTGCCCGGGTGCTGGTCGTGGGGGAACAGGCCCTCCGCGCCGCCCTGAGTGAGGCGGGCTTTCAGGTGGTCGATGAGGAGAATGTGGATTTCGTTGTGGTCGGCCTGGATTGGGGCCTGACGTATGCCAAGCTGGCCCGGGCCGCTCGGGCGATCTGGAACGGCGCCCGCTTCATCGGGACCAACCCGGATCCGGTGTGGCCGGGGGAAGACGGCCTGTATCCGGGCAATGGAGCGACCCTGGCCTTCCTGGAACGGGCCACCGGCGTCTCGCCGATCGTGGTCGGCAAGCCAGAGCCTCTCATGTTCCAGATCGCGATGCAGCGGATGGGCGCTGTTCCGGAAACCACCGCGGTGATCGGCGATCAGCTGCCCACGGATATCCTCGGGGGGAAGCGGGCCGGCCTCCGCACCATCCTGATGCTTTCCGGGGCGACTACCCCATCGATGCTGGCCGAAAGCCCGGTGCAGCCGGATATGGTCTTCGCCGATATCCGGGCGCTCACCGCGGCCTGGGAAGCAGCCCTCACCGCACCCGATCCGAAGGAATGCCCTCAACGCCTCAGGTGA